The following coding sequences are from one Candidatus Hydrogenedentota bacterium window:
- a CDS encoding redoxin domain-containing protein, with translation MVFRRFTGLILAAALVGLPAGAIVPGDPVAGLSFKDIRYLPRTLDDFGERAAYVFLFTAISAPGRDAQDGALRGLHERYAGRGVEVATLNVAPDETILEDALHGVENELPFTLLSDTDGAAARALGVSALGTAVVIGPDKTLRYRGGLEGVEAALEAVLAGAPVTDPDRAVSGPAIRVRETPEADAPITYTEHIAPIMNAHCVTCHRPGESAPFSLLSYGQVASRADMIREVVLEERMPPWYGARKHGPFANERKVGEDEKTRLLQWIAAGKPEGDPAVKPAPPEFPESEWGIGEPDLVLTAAAEEQIPADGYIPYRYVTLPYQFAADTWIQGLEILPGNAAVVHHANLIYVQVGKDYDEQYGFLTGKVPGGSPVDLPEGVGMLIPKDAVLTLQIHYVTTGQPETDRMRVGVRYARGTIVKQSRHQRIRPEEISIPPGAAFHRLSAEATIDRNATVLALFTHMHLRGRDMTFYADYPDGTSETLLSAPNYSFDWQLAYVYPPGAKRFPRGTTIRTVSHYDNSAFNPYNPDPTVEVVYGDQTYHEMNDGYIFYLDEEENLGLRIDPETGRALPG, from the coding sequence ATGGTGTTTCGACGCTTTACCGGTTTGATTCTGGCGGCTGCGCTTGTTGGATTGCCCGCGGGGGCGATCGTGCCCGGGGATCCGGTTGCGGGGCTTTCGTTCAAGGACATCCGCTATCTCCCGCGGACGCTGGATGATTTTGGCGAGCGGGCGGCGTATGTGTTTCTGTTTACGGCGATTTCCGCGCCGGGCCGCGATGCCCAGGACGGGGCGCTGCGCGGGCTTCATGAACGGTATGCGGGCCGGGGCGTGGAAGTGGCGACGTTGAATGTTGCGCCGGACGAAACGATCCTGGAGGACGCGCTGCACGGCGTGGAGAACGAGCTACCGTTTACGCTGCTGAGCGACACGGACGGCGCGGCGGCGCGTGCGCTGGGGGTATCGGCGCTGGGGACGGCGGTGGTTATCGGCCCGGACAAGACGCTGCGCTACCGGGGCGGGCTGGAGGGCGTGGAGGCGGCGCTGGAGGCGGTGCTGGCGGGCGCGCCGGTGACGGATCCGGATCGCGCGGTTTCGGGGCCGGCGATTCGGGTGCGCGAGACGCCGGAGGCGGATGCGCCGATCACGTATACGGAGCATATCGCGCCGATCATGAACGCGCATTGCGTGACGTGCCACCGTCCCGGGGAGAGCGCGCCGTTCTCCCTGCTTTCGTATGGCCAGGTGGCTTCGCGGGCGGACATGATCCGGGAGGTGGTGCTGGAGGAGCGGATGCCGCCGTGGTATGGCGCGCGGAAGCATGGCCCGTTCGCGAACGAGCGAAAGGTCGGCGAGGACGAGAAGACGCGGCTGTTGCAGTGGATTGCGGCGGGCAAGCCGGAGGGCGATCCCGCGGTGAAGCCGGCGCCTCCGGAATTCCCCGAGAGCGAATGGGGCATTGGGGAACCGGACCTGGTGCTGACGGCGGCGGCGGAGGAGCAGATTCCGGCGGATGGCTATATCCCCTACCGCTACGTGACGCTGCCGTACCAGTTCGCGGCGGACACGTGGATCCAGGGGCTGGAGATCCTGCCGGGGAATGCGGCGGTGGTGCACCACGCGAATCTGATTTATGTGCAGGTGGGGAAGGACTACGACGAGCAATACGGGTTTCTTACGGGGAAGGTGCCCGGGGGCAGTCCGGTGGACTTGCCGGAGGGGGTGGGCATGCTGATTCCGAAGGATGCGGTGCTTACGTTGCAGATCCACTATGTCACGACGGGGCAGCCGGAAACGGACCGGATGCGCGTGGGGGTCCGGTATGCGCGGGGGACTATCGTGAAGCAGTCGCGCCACCAGCGGATCCGTCCGGAGGAGATATCGATTCCGCCGGGCGCGGCGTTTCACCGGCTGAGCGCGGAGGCGACGATTGATCGGAATGCGACGGTGCTGGCGCTTTTCACCCACATGCACCTGCGGGGGCGGGATATGACGTTTTACGCGGATTACCCGGACGGGACGAGCGAGACGTTGCTTTCGGCGCCGAATTACAGCTTCGACTGGCAGCTGGCCTATGTGTATCCGCCGGGGGCGAAGCGCTTCCCGCGGGGCACGACGATTCGCACGGTTTCGCACTACGACAACTCGGCGTTCAATCCTTACAACCCGGACCCGACGGTGGAGGTGGTGTATGGGGACCAGACGTATCACGAGATGAACGACGGGTACATTTTCTATCTGGACGAGGAGGAGAATCTGGGGCTGCGGATCGATCCGGAGACGGGCCGGGCGCTGCCGGGGTGA
- a CDS encoding S8 family serine peptidase, with protein sequence MSSIARYSARPLKRAAFGAPGMRAALILLCAGLLPALLSACNAPAPDSKNPAQETPAGTPAPAPASDTPDPVPQRRQTAGPVELTGEADETPDAATRSTADPVPAGEPVALSGDAAGALLSAEGERRLEEFHNRLQGAPGLDKLPGAAVPAEAFDPDTRAARVLVLLRVEGAPAEKDRFSSAESRADWQGKIAGVQDAVINRVQRPGITVHNRYATIPAIACEVTAEGMRALLADPGVAAVQPDYVGERHLAQGVPLMGASTVRTLHDGAGVTIAVLDDGVDYTHPNLGNGAFPNSKVIGGVDTAAGDADPFPGGGNSHGTSVAGIACGNIPGAITNDYIGGVAPGAKIAAVKIIADGANSFPFSNLIAGIDWCVANQHLDPANPILVANMSVGGGRYTSAAFADSDQPVMLAAMNAAVAAGITLVASSGNNGYCDAMGAPGALSPVISVGALYDANIGNPGWCVSPITCYPGGVAGHCSASRLAIFESSAALKVTAYSNTANFLDVFGVSHNVFTTATGGGYTSNFGGTSAASPYVAGVAALLQSAAFAETGAYLSPADLRALLISTGTPVTDVKGGGLNPGVTKPLVNAEAAYLTLASGNVLPDISVSDSSLSFIMPAGASQDAPLLIRNEADLGGLDLEFAIAASVIDTIGSTFMQVTAQTRYRGNIYQAASNTTLTLIEAYLDFAGAVLLDFVVYETDALTTESEKTLIYGEFVVRTGAGPGFYASDPLDLPLEAGTYYIIAVGWGASNVGYFFDENPQPAVSFGQKVQGFGIDNNFPLPTAFTDGLSFATTNYYQRITAGAPSWIAVDPDMGVVAPQADAPINVTADATGFAPGLYQGNLAISSNDSGASLLNIPVGLRVGLLGDVYVDFGYVGPEFGTVDEPYNTLGEGHEAVAPGPAAQITILGGGQSGETLDLNKEVTITTSGGEATVGGE encoded by the coding sequence ATGTCCAGTATCGCGAGATACAGCGCAAGGCCCCTGAAACGCGCCGCTTTCGGCGCGCCGGGAATGCGGGCCGCGCTGATCCTACTCTGTGCCGGGCTGCTCCCGGCCCTGCTCAGCGCATGCAACGCCCCCGCGCCCGATTCGAAAAATCCCGCGCAGGAAACCCCCGCCGGTACGCCCGCGCCGGCCCCCGCAAGCGATACCCCCGACCCCGTTCCCCAGCGGCGGCAAACCGCGGGTCCCGTCGAATTGACTGGCGAGGCGGACGAAACACCGGATGCGGCCACGCGATCCACCGCCGATCCCGTACCCGCCGGGGAACCCGTGGCGCTTTCGGGTGACGCCGCCGGCGCGCTCCTCTCCGCCGAAGGCGAGCGCCGCCTGGAGGAATTCCACAATCGGCTCCAGGGCGCCCCCGGCCTGGACAAGCTGCCCGGAGCCGCCGTGCCCGCCGAGGCCTTCGACCCCGACACCCGCGCCGCGCGCGTACTTGTGCTGCTGCGCGTGGAGGGCGCGCCCGCCGAGAAGGATCGGTTTTCGTCCGCCGAATCGCGCGCCGACTGGCAGGGCAAGATCGCCGGTGTTCAGGACGCCGTAATCAACCGCGTGCAACGCCCCGGCATTACCGTGCACAACCGATACGCCACGATTCCCGCCATCGCCTGCGAGGTCACCGCGGAAGGCATGCGCGCCCTGCTCGCCGATCCGGGCGTGGCCGCGGTTCAGCCGGACTACGTGGGCGAACGGCACCTGGCCCAGGGTGTTCCGCTCATGGGAGCCAGTACGGTCCGTACCCTGCACGACGGCGCGGGCGTTACCATCGCGGTTCTGGATGATGGCGTCGACTATACCCACCCCAACCTGGGCAACGGCGCCTTTCCAAACAGCAAGGTCATCGGCGGTGTCGATACCGCCGCCGGCGACGCGGATCCCTTCCCCGGCGGCGGCAATTCCCACGGCACCAGTGTGGCCGGCATCGCCTGCGGCAATATTCCCGGCGCGATCACCAACGACTACATCGGCGGCGTGGCGCCCGGAGCAAAGATCGCCGCTGTCAAAATCATCGCCGATGGCGCAAACTCCTTCCCTTTCTCAAACCTCATCGCAGGCATCGACTGGTGCGTCGCCAACCAGCACCTGGACCCCGCCAATCCCATTCTCGTGGCGAATATGTCCGTCGGTGGTGGCAGGTACACGTCCGCCGCCTTCGCGGACAGCGACCAACCTGTGATGCTGGCCGCCATGAACGCCGCGGTCGCCGCGGGCATCACCCTCGTCGCAAGCAGCGGCAACAACGGCTATTGCGACGCCATGGGCGCCCCCGGCGCGCTCAGTCCGGTCATCTCCGTTGGCGCGCTCTATGACGCGAATATTGGCAACCCCGGCTGGTGCGTCAGTCCCATAACCTGCTATCCCGGCGGCGTCGCGGGACACTGTTCCGCCTCCCGGCTCGCCATTTTCGAAAGCAGCGCCGCGCTTAAGGTGACCGCCTACTCGAATACCGCCAACTTTCTCGACGTGTTCGGTGTCAGCCACAACGTCTTTACCACGGCCACCGGCGGCGGCTACACCAGCAACTTCGGCGGAACCTCGGCCGCATCCCCCTACGTCGCCGGCGTCGCCGCCCTGTTGCAGTCCGCGGCCTTCGCCGAAACGGGCGCCTATCTCTCGCCCGCCGACCTCCGCGCACTGCTCATTTCCACGGGTACGCCCGTGACCGACGTCAAGGGCGGTGGACTGAACCCCGGCGTCACCAAGCCGCTGGTCAACGCCGAAGCCGCCTACCTCACCCTCGCGTCCGGCAACGTACTGCCGGATATCTCCGTTTCGGATTCATCCCTCTCCTTCATCATGCCCGCGGGGGCGTCGCAGGATGCCCCCCTCCTGATTCGCAACGAGGCCGATCTGGGCGGGCTCGATCTCGAATTCGCCATCGCCGCCTCCGTGATCGACACCATCGGAAGCACGTTCATGCAGGTAACCGCCCAGACCCGCTATCGCGGCAACATCTACCAGGCTGCCAGCAACACCACCCTCACACTGATCGAAGCGTACCTCGACTTCGCGGGCGCGGTCCTTCTTGATTTCGTCGTCTACGAAACCGATGCGCTGACTACCGAGAGCGAGAAAACGCTGATCTATGGCGAATTCGTCGTGCGCACCGGCGCCGGGCCCGGATTCTACGCGTCCGATCCGCTGGATCTCCCGCTGGAGGCCGGAACCTACTACATCATCGCCGTCGGCTGGGGAGCCAGCAACGTCGGCTACTTCTTCGACGAAAATCCACAGCCCGCTGTCAGCTTCGGACAGAAGGTGCAGGGCTTCGGCATAGATAACAACTTCCCGCTGCCGACCGCCTTCACCGACGGCCTGAGCTTTGCCACGACCAACTACTACCAGCGCATTACCGCCGGCGCCCCGTCATGGATCGCGGTGGACCCGGATATGGGCGTCGTCGCCCCCCAGGCGGACGCCCCCATCAACGTGACCGCCGACGCGACCGGATTCGCCCCCGGCCTGTACCAGGGCAACCTCGCCATCTCCTCGAACGATTCCGGCGCCAGCCTGCTCAATATCCCCGTCGGTCTTCGGGTCGGGCTCCTGGGCGACGTCTACGTGGACTTCGGCTACGTCGGCCCCGAATTTGGAACGGTGGACGAGCCCTACAATACGCTCGGCGAGGGACACGAAGCCGTCGCCCCCGGACCCGCCGCACAGATCACCATTCTAGGCGGCGGCCAGAGCGGCGAAACGCTCGATCTGAACAAAGAGGTCACAATCACCACCTCCGGCGGAGAAGCCACCGTGGGCGGAGAGTAA
- a CDS encoding DNRLRE domain-containing protein translates to MFIRRNLALPAVLLAGVLFFPLQGSADTLHATDDSHVDFSKPFASGGGAEFLTIDSTAGAAEKWAFVKFDLSSLAPGATVDRAILRIYINAVLDPGTIDVHEMLDAWSEDALLGTPAPTVGASLNSFSVSAANTKTVVTVDVTDQVRAWLDGTSPNNGLALLPSLEDPVKVVVDSKENTNTSRPMELEVFVAGAEGPQGPEGPQGPEGPAGPEGPQGPMGPQGLDGPQGPPGADGTDGATGPQGPAGPQGPEGPQGPPGADGTDGATGPEGPAGPAGPQGDPGPEGPMGPEGPAGETGPAGPQGDPGPIGPQGIPGETGPAGETGPAGPQGDPGPIGPQGLPGETGPAGETGPAGPQGDPGPIGPQGIPGDTGPAGATGPAGPQGDPGPEGPMGPEGPAGATGPAGPQGDPGPIGPQGLPGETGPAGETGPAGPQGDPGPEGPMGPEGPAGETGPAGPQGDPGPEGPMGPEGPAGETGPAGPQGDPGPEGPQGLPGETGPAGETGPAGPQGDPGPIGPQGIPGETGPAGETGPAGPQGDPGPIGPQGIPGETGPAGETGPAGPQGDPGPEGPIGPEGPAGATGPAGPQGDPGPEGPMGPEGPAGATGPAGPQGDPGPEGPIGPEGPAGATGPAGPQGDPGPEGPMGPEGPAGATGPAGPQGDPGPIGPQGPAGATGPQGPEGPAGATGPQGPAGPQGPNTTNSNSLFIGSDNDGNEANSTLTLGTDATAHVTITESGKVGIGMTPEFELDVDGTTRTGVLKITGGADLSEGFDVHHGEITVLPGMVVSIDPANPGKLAISAEPYDRRVAGIISGAGGVLPGMIMSQVGTEADGEYPVALTGRVYCWVDASTGPVEPGDLLTTSAVPGHAVKVQDHEKAKGAVIGKAMSGLKEGRGLVLVLVSLQ, encoded by the coding sequence ATGTTTATCAGACGCAACCTGGCCCTTCCGGCCGTGCTCCTGGCGGGGGTTCTGTTCTTCCCCCTCCAAGGTAGCGCCGACACACTGCACGCCACCGACGATTCCCACGTCGACTTCAGCAAGCCGTTCGCCTCCGGTGGCGGGGCCGAGTTCCTCACTATCGACAGCACGGCCGGCGCCGCGGAGAAGTGGGCCTTCGTCAAGTTCGACCTCTCCAGCCTCGCGCCCGGAGCCACCGTCGATCGCGCCATCCTCCGCATCTATATCAATGCCGTGTTGGATCCGGGAACCATCGATGTCCACGAAATGCTCGACGCCTGGTCCGAGGACGCCCTCTTAGGCACGCCCGCCCCAACGGTCGGCGCATCGCTGAACTCCTTCTCCGTCTCCGCCGCGAACACCAAGACCGTCGTCACCGTCGATGTGACCGACCAGGTGCGGGCCTGGCTCGATGGGACTTCCCCCAACAACGGGCTCGCGCTGCTGCCCAGCCTCGAAGACCCCGTCAAAGTCGTGGTCGACAGCAAGGAAAACACCAACACCAGCCGGCCCATGGAGCTCGAAGTGTTTGTGGCCGGCGCCGAAGGCCCGCAGGGACCCGAGGGGCCCCAGGGACCCGAAGGTCCCGCCGGCCCGGAAGGCCCGCAGGGTCCCATGGGTCCGCAAGGTCTCGATGGCCCGCAGGGCCCTCCCGGCGCCGATGGCACGGACGGCGCCACCGGTCCCCAGGGGCCCGCCGGCCCGCAAGGTCCCGAAGGTCCGCAGGGCCCTCCCGGAGCCGATGGTACGGACGGCGCAACAGGTCCCGAGGGCCCCGCTGGCCCCGCCGGTCCGCAGGGTGATCCCGGTCCCGAAGGTCCGATGGGTCCGGAAGGCCCCGCAGGCGAAACCGGCCCCGCCGGTCCACAGGGCGATCCCGGCCCGATAGGTCCGCAGGGTATCCCCGGCGAAACGGGTCCCGCAGGTGAAACTGGCCCCGCCGGTCCACAGGGCGATCCCGGTCCGATAGGCCCCCAGGGTCTTCCCGGCGAAACGGGTCCCGCGGGTGAAACTGGTCCCGCCGGTCCGCAAGGCGATCCCGGCCCGATAGGTCCGCAGGGTATCCCCGGCGACACGGGCCCCGCAGGCGCAACCGGCCCCGCCGGTCCGCAGGGTGACCCCGGCCCCGAAGGCCCGATGGGTCCGGAAGGTCCCGCAGGCGCGACTGGTCCCGCCGGTCCGCAAGGCGATCCCGGTCCGATAGGCCCCCAGGGCCTCCCCGGCGAGACGGGTCCCGCCGGTGAAACCGGTCCCGCCGGTCCGCAAGGTGATCCCGGCCCCGAAGGCCCCATGGGTCCGGAAGGCCCCGCCGGTGAAACTGGTCCCGCCGGTCCGCAAGGTGATCCCGGCCCCGAAGGCCCCATGGGTCCGGAAGGCCCCGCCGGTGAAACTGGTCCCGCCGGTCCACAGGGCGATCCGGGTCCGGAAGGTCCGCAGGGTCTTCCCGGCGAGACGGGCCCCGCAGGCGAAACCGGCCCCGCCGGTCCGCAGGGCGATCCCGGCCCGATAGGTCCGCAGGGTATCCCCGGCGAAACGGGTCCCGCGGGTGAAACTGGTCCCGCCGGTCCGCAGGGTGATCCGGGTCCGATAGGTCCGCAGGGAATTCCCGGCGAGACGGGCCCCGCGGGTGAAACTGGCCCCGCTGGTCCGCAAGGCGATCCGGGCCCCGAAGGCCCGATCGGTCCGGAAGGTCCCGCAGGCGCGACTGGCCCGGCCGGACCGCAAGGTGATCCCGGCCCCGAAGGCCCGATGGGTCCGGAAGGCCCGGCGGGTGCGACTGGCCCCGCCGGTCCGCAAGGCGATCCCGGCCCCGAAGGCCCGATCGGTCCGGAAGGTCCCGCAGGCGCGACTGGCCCGGCCGGACCGCAAGGTGATCCCGGCCCCGAAGGCCCGATGGGTCCGGAAGGCCCGGCGGGTGCGACTGGCCCCGCCGGTCCACAGGGCGATCCCGGCCCGATAGGTCCGCAAGGTCCGGCAGGCGCTACCGGTCCCCAGGGTCCGGAAGGTCCGGCGGGCGCAACCGGTCCCCAGGGTCCCGCGGGTCCGCAAGGTCCGAACACGACGAATTCCAACTCGCTGTTCATCGGCTCGGATAACGATGGCAATGAGGCCAATTCCACATTGACACTCGGCACCGACGCGACCGCGCATGTAACCATTACGGAGAGCGGAAAAGTCGGTATAGGCATGACGCCGGAATTTGAGTTGGATGTCGACGGCACAACGCGCACCGGCGTACTGAAGATAACCGGCGGCGCCGACCTGTCGGAAGGCTTCGACGTCCACCATGGCGAGATAACCGTCCTGCCCGGCATGGTGGTCTCCATCGACCCCGCAAACCCGGGCAAGCTGGCCATCAGCGCCGAGCCCTACGACCGCCGCGTCGCCGGCATCATCAGCGGCGCCGGCGGCGTCCTGCCCGGCATGATCATGTCCCAGGTCGGAACCGAGGCCGACGGCGAATACCCCGTCGCGCTCACGGGCCGCGTGTACTGCTGGGTGGATGCGTCCACCGGCCCCGTGGAGCCCGGCGACCTGCTGACCACGTCGGCGGTCCCCGGCCACGCCGTAAAAGTGCAAGACCACGAGAAGGCCAAGGGAGCCGTTATCGGCAAGGCCATGTCCGGCCTCAAGGAAGGCCGCGGCCTCGTGCTGGTGTTGGTCAGCCTGCAATAG
- a CDS encoding DVUA0089 family protein, with amino-acid sequence MHKNKLFFAVAIGAFLGAALPARAVTIDVDLSGTFQADSDIFTVEFLLDSDRLVTFFTSSWISANSGLGFDTALFLWDSNGDWLGIPAGYGEDVGLGGSALSNGVSHSYGENDVFLNTFLAAGSYTATLVQTGNYPANFPGPSNLADGFWYENDPNYTRDVFGWGPNPHFNGAAGNDPRTGDWTLHLVGISDYNVPGAPIPEPASLTLMALGAGCCALRYRRRPERR; translated from the coding sequence ATGCACAAGAATAAGCTCTTCTTCGCCGTGGCTATCGGGGCGTTCCTCGGGGCCGCCCTGCCCGCCCGCGCGGTCACCATCGACGTCGACCTCAGCGGAACCTTCCAGGCGGACAGCGACATCTTCACGGTCGAGTTTCTGCTCGATTCCGATCGCCTCGTCACCTTCTTCACTTCCTCCTGGATCTCCGCAAACAGCGGCCTCGGATTCGACACCGCGCTCTTCCTGTGGGACAGCAACGGGGACTGGCTCGGGATTCCCGCCGGCTACGGGGAGGACGTCGGCCTCGGCGGCAGCGCCCTTTCCAATGGCGTATCCCACAGCTACGGCGAGAACGACGTTTTCTTGAATACCTTCCTCGCCGCCGGCAGCTACACCGCCACCCTCGTGCAGACCGGCAACTATCCGGCCAATTTCCCCGGCCCGTCCAACCTCGCCGATGGGTTCTGGTATGAGAATGACCCCAACTACACGCGGGATGTCTTCGGCTGGGGCCCCAACCCGCACTTTAATGGCGCCGCCGGAAACGACCCCCGCACCGGCGACTGGACACTGCACCTGGTCGGCATCTCGGACTACAACGTTCCAGGCGCGCCCATTCCCGAGCCCGCCTCGCTCACCCTGATGGCCCTGGGCGCCGGATGTTGCGCCCTCCGTTATCGGAGGCGGCCAGAAAGGCGCTAG
- a CDS encoding pentapeptide repeat-containing protein — translation MCALVAAGCAPAPRAARDVIRDGAEAWNAWRAANPDAALDLAAADLSGLPLDSANLAGADLSGAVLRDASLRKADLSGANLARAVLAEADASEANLTGATLSGADLNGATLAAAVLDGADLQDANLRECLLAGAVLARANLRNAELAGADLSNANIDHIVHWDAVLSYQNTNIYRVVLAPAGFKDFATEHGARKSG, via the coding sequence ATGTGCGCGCTCGTGGCCGCCGGTTGCGCGCCCGCGCCCCGGGCCGCCCGCGACGTCATCCGCGATGGGGCCGAAGCCTGGAACGCCTGGCGCGCCGCAAACCCGGATGCCGCGCTCGACCTGGCTGCCGCCGATTTGTCCGGGCTCCCGTTGGATTCCGCCAACCTCGCCGGGGCGGACCTGTCCGGCGCCGTCCTGCGGGACGCGAGCCTCCGCAAGGCCGACCTTTCGGGCGCAAATCTTGCCCGGGCCGTTCTCGCCGAAGCCGATGCAAGCGAGGCCAACCTCACCGGCGCCACATTGTCCGGGGCCGACCTGAACGGCGCCACCCTCGCCGCCGCCGTGCTTGATGGGGCCGATCTGCAAGACGCCAACCTGCGGGAATGCCTTCTCGCGGGCGCCGTTCTCGCCCGGGCCAATCTGCGCAACGCCGAACTGGCCGGCGCGGATCTGAGCAACGCCAACATCGATCATATCGTCCACTGGGACGCGGTCCTCAGCTACCAGAACACCAATATATACCGCGTGGTGCTCGCGCCCGCGGGATTCAAGGACTTCGCAACGGAACACGGCGCCCGGAAATCCGGATAG
- a CDS encoding metallophosphoesterase has translation MKKKQIALLFALFALGLVFYFEGAAAGLLVLALFLAGLGIVQARKLFASRSGLQALAALQPQYGYAAMIERARERMPQGDAFTFAVLGDTRKRMKVATRIFANAREDNPVLIFHTGDIVRGGAPAEYRECLTPLIDQAAPVPVLSVPGNHERGAWRDYAAFKALHGGEQFAFELGNCLFVGINNSTRKGVTAEGLRYLESALAQSSAPHKFVFYHIPPKFFEATFVSDRPRRGFTGNEKESHQLFIKHRVTEVFMAHIHGYATTEIDGVRYTLTAGGGAKLSPRIAPSGRFHHYLLRHVNGNSLTRTLARLDGDEIIKTDEA, from the coding sequence TTGAAAAAGAAACAGATCGCCCTCCTCTTCGCTCTCTTCGCCCTCGGCCTCGTCTTCTACTTCGAAGGCGCCGCCGCCGGCCTCCTCGTCCTCGCCCTCTTCCTCGCCGGCCTCGGCATCGTCCAGGCCCGCAAGCTCTTCGCCTCCCGATCCGGACTCCAGGCCCTCGCCGCCCTTCAGCCCCAATACGGCTACGCTGCCATGATCGAACGCGCCCGCGAACGCATGCCCCAGGGCGACGCCTTCACCTTCGCCGTCCTCGGCGACACCCGAAAGCGCATGAAAGTCGCCACCAGAATCTTCGCCAACGCCCGCGAGGACAACCCCGTCCTCATCTTCCACACCGGCGACATCGTCCGCGGCGGCGCCCCCGCCGAATACCGCGAATGCCTCACCCCCCTCATCGATCAGGCCGCCCCCGTCCCCGTCCTGTCCGTGCCCGGCAACCACGAGCGCGGCGCCTGGCGCGACTACGCCGCCTTCAAAGCCCTCCACGGCGGCGAGCAATTCGCCTTCGAACTCGGCAACTGCCTCTTCGTTGGCATCAACAACAGCACCCGCAAAGGCGTCACCGCCGAAGGACTCCGCTACCTCGAGAGCGCCCTCGCCCAATCCAGCGCCCCCCACAAATTCGTCTTCTACCACATCCCCCCAAAATTCTTCGAAGCCACCTTCGTCAGCGACCGCCCCCGCCGCGGCTTCACCGGCAACGAAAAAGAAAGCCACCAGCTCTTCATAAAACACCGCGTCACCGAAGTATTCATGGCCCACATCCACGGCTACGCCACCACCGAAATCGACGGCGTCCGCTACACCCTCACCGCCGGCGGCGGCGCCAAGCTCAGCCCCCGAATCGCCCCATCCGGCCGCTTCCACCACTACCTCCTCCGACACGTCAACGGAAACTCCCTCACCAGAACCCTCGCCCGCCTCGACGGCGACGAAATCATCAAGACCGACGAGGCGTAG
- a CDS encoding cytidine/deoxycytidylate deaminase family protein: protein MAEEYKRPSWDEYFMEVANTIAKRATCDRGRSGCVIARDKQLLVTGYVGSPTGLPHCDEVGHLFKRMIHDDDRITQHCVRTVHAEQNAICQAAKLGVSLKGSTLYCRMTPCRVCAMLIINCGIVRVVCEKKYHAGEESEAMFRAAGVQLEYNIDEVLAYDGQTAAPPQKT from the coding sequence ATGGCGGAAGAGTACAAGCGCCCCTCGTGGGACGAATACTTCATGGAAGTGGCCAACACCATCGCCAAGCGGGCCACCTGCGACCGCGGCCGCAGCGGCTGCGTCATCGCGCGCGACAAACAGCTCCTCGTCACCGGCTACGTCGGCTCGCCCACCGGCCTGCCCCACTGCGACGAAGTGGGCCACCTCTTCAAACGCATGATCCACGACGACGACCGCATCACACAGCACTGCGTGCGCACCGTCCACGCCGAGCAAAACGCCATCTGCCAGGCCGCCAAGCTCGGCGTCTCCCTCAAAGGCTCCACCCTCTACTGCCGCATGACCCCATGCCGCGTCTGCGCCATGCTCATCATCAACTGCGGCATAGTGCGCGTCGTCTGCGAGAAAAAATACCACGCCGGCGAAGAATCCGAAGCCATGTTCCGCGCCGCCGGCGTCCAGCTCGAATACAACATCGACGAAGTCCTCGCCTACGACGGCCAAACCGCCGCCCCCCCACAAAAAACCTGA